Proteins from one Pygocentrus nattereri isolate fPygNat1 chromosome 16, fPygNat1.pri, whole genome shotgun sequence genomic window:
- the cast gene encoding calpastatin isoform X29 — translation MGQFFSWFRGSQETPALQDIAVEQQVNLTGYKHSQISSQAKQPTPTPAAPVSTVKPAEYEVRVEVPPPATKNSAPEKKMPAGKPDKPKEVSKPLTEDDALDSLSAGFVSSAVPSAPKTQATPPISSAKAPTVSAGSGAMSGKGATGGGAGAGKPTTDPVKPKDTLKDKPQSTVISSPILQPPKVTSTGVAKPSATANVSGSTAQKDDIKSKEAKVHAEAAPPAAKAGVPAPAVDPVAPKALQYSGPEVEEPGLTSEVAFRCGENKHTLPPGYRWEDMEKKVPAGVSDKPKEVSKPLTVDEAVDSLSAGFVSSAVPSAPKPETKAESVTAAQSKTAPPPPAQKRQDVTVPTNVSPAPPADKKARVEKSANDSVKAAPSSSPAGKPKTDEGDPMSLDALSALEDTLPAAKPAPESPKLRPEDIVDEKKAKAEKGVRVGEREDTRPPAYRFSEEKHKERPAPPKEPSMDPAEALDILSGDFTSPSVAPAVQAPVPPSAPAKQQPKVEELSALEQLAGDFVAPAQAKKVASVAPPPAAKSTVGPTSDEGDPMSLDALSALGDTLPTAKPVPKSPELRPEDIVDEKKLSSEKGMRVGERDDTLPPDYRFFEEASKKYPAPPKEPSLDTAEALDILSGDFTSPSVAPAVQAPVPPSAPPADSSADFALEELAGDFVAPTAASKVHSAVTAPRKADRQLSEDTTSAMDALSDTLKDIGPAPQPVPVAPKDIVKEKEAVEEKITKAGERDDTLPPDYRPTEADIKAAAEAKAKAKANVPPKQTSMDESTALDALSSDFSAPPVAAPSSHPHTPPAKTPPIHSAPAASGPALDKLATTLLPDLPETKPKDSKPKVKGGKSKSKPKKPAVDDAPTSGHLSGQPSTDVVSTSSTKKGGKS, via the exons TCTCAGGCCAAACAGCCCACACCCACCCCAGCAGCGCCGGTCTCCACTGTGAAACCTGCAGAATATGAG GTGCGGGTGGAAGTGCCTCCTCCAGCAACCAAGAACAGTGCACCA GAAAAGAAGATGCCTGCAGGAAAACCGGATAAGCCCAAGGAAGTTTCCAAG CCGTTAACAGAGGATGATGCCCTGGACTCTCTGTCTGCTGGTTTTGTATCATCTGCAGTCCCAAGTGCGCCAAAGACACAAGCG ACTCCACCCATCTCTTCTGCTAAAGCTCCCACTGTGAGCGCAGGCAGTGGAGCAATGAGTGGAAAAGGAGCAACAGGCGGAGGAGCTGGGGCAGGGAAGCCCACTACAGACCCAGTTAAGCCCAAAGATACTTTGAAAGACAAACCTCAG AGCACTGTGATTTCATCCCCCATACTGCAACCACCGAAGGTGACATCCACAGGAGTGGCTAAGCCCTCTGCCACTGCTAACGTCTCTGGAAGCACTGCCCAAAAAGATGATATTAAATCCAAAGAAGCCAAG GTGCATGCAGAAGCGGCTCCTCCAGCAGCCAAAGCCGGTGTTCCG GCACCTGCAGTAGATCCTGTGGCCCCTAAAGCTCTTCAGTATTCTGGACCAGAAGTCGAAGAG CCTGGCCTAACCTCAGAAGTGGCTTTTCGCTGTGGGGAGAACAAGCACACACTGCCTCCAGGGTACAGATGGGAAGACATG GAAAAGAAGGTTCCTGCTGGAGTATCAGATAAGCCCAAGGAAGTTTCCAAG CCCTTAACAGTGGATGAAGCTGTCGACTCTCTCTCTGCTGGATTTGTATCATCTGCAGTTCCAAGTGCACCAAAGCCAGAAACG AAGGCTGAAAGTGTGACTGCTGCCCAGTCAAAgactgctcctcctcctcctgctcagaAA CGGCAAGATGTGACTGTACCTACAAATGTATCCCCTGCTCCCCCTGCTGACAAGAAAGCAAGGGTAGAGAAG TCTGCTAATGACTCTGTGAAAGCAGCGCCTTCTTCTTCACCTGCTGGAAAACCAAAAACTGATGAG GGAGACCCCATGTCTTTGGATGCTCTGAGTGCTCTGGAAGACACACTGCCTGCTGCAAAACCAGCACCAGAATCCCCTAAACTCAGACCTGAGGACATTGTTGAT GAGAAGAAGGCCAAGGCAGAGAAAGGTGTGCGTGTAGGTGAGAGAGAGGATACTCGTCCACCTGCTTACAGATTCTCAGAGGAGAAGCACAAAGAGCGACCTGCTCCACCAAAGGAG CCCTCCATGGACCCAGCTGAAGCTCTGGATATTCTTTCTGGAGATTTCACCAGCCCCTCTGTAGCCCCTGCAGTCCAGGCCCCTGTTCCTCCCTCTGCCCCTGCTAAACAG CAACCTAAAGTAGAGGAATTGTCAGCTCTTGAACAACTAGCAGGTGATTTTGTGGCTCCTGCACAAGCCAAAAAG GTCGCTTCTGTTGCTCCCCCTCCAGCTGCTAAAAGCACCGTGGGACCCACATCTGACGAG GGTGACCCAATGTCTCTGGATGCTCTCAGCGCACTTGGTGACACACTGCCTACTGCAAAACCAGTTCCAAAATCTCCTGAACTCAGACCAGAGGACATTGTTGAT GAAAAGAAATTGTCATCAGAGAAGGGAATGCGTGTGGGTGAGAGAGATGACACACTGCCACCAGACtacagattctttgaggaggcATCCAAGAAGTACCCTGCACCCCCAAAGGAG cctTCCTTGGACACAGCTGAAGCTTTGGATATTCTGTCAGGAGATTTCACCAGCCCTTCAGTCGCTCCTGCAGTCCAGGCTCCTGTTCCTCCCTCAGCTCCCCCTGCAGAT AGCTCAGCGGATTTTGCCCTAGAGGAGCTTGCAGGTGACTTTGTTGCACCTACAGCTGCATCTAAGGTCCATTCTGCTGTTACAGCCCCCAGAAAAGCTGACAGACAA ttgtCAGAAGATACTACTTCAGCTATGGACGCTCTCTCAGACACACTGAAGGACATTGGCCCAGCGCCACAGCCAGTGCCAGTCGCTCCCAAAGACATTGTTAAG GAGAAGGAGGCTGTAGAAGAGAAGATCACTAAGGCCGGAGAGAGAGACGACACCCTTCCACCTGACTATCGGCCCACAGAGGCAGACATCAAG GCGGCTGCAGAAGCTAAGGCCAAAGCTAAGGCAAATGTCCCACCCAAACAG ACATCTATGGATGAGTCAACAGCGCTTGATGCGCTATCCAGTGACTTCTCTGCTCCTCCAGTAGCAGCACCTTCTTCACATCCACACACCCCTCCAGCAAAGACCCCACCCATCCACTCTGCACCAGCG GCATCAGGACCAGCATTGGACAAACTGGCAACCACACTGCTCCCAGACCTGCCTGAGACAAAACCAAAAGACAGCAAACCAAAG GTTAAGGGTGGAAAGTCAAAGTCTAAACCAAAG AAACCTGCAGTAGATGATGCGCCAACTTCAGGTCATCTCTCTGGTCAGCCGAGCACAGACGTGGTGTCCACTTCCTCCACAAAGAAAGGCGGAAAGAGCTAG
- the cast gene encoding calpastatin isoform X5, which translates to MPSKKRSHGRRRKPKQSQAKQPTPTPAAPVSTVKPAEYEMGSASASAAGSAAKPGTTAPSAASTAASTAPTSTAATVSAGVSTGAKVSGGVSTGASVSGATPTGAASNLSTQVGASKVSPQTTPISSAKVPPVSAGSGAASGTGGAGATGVGAGAGKPTIDPVKPKDISKDKVQNTIISSSKLEPSKVTSTGVGSTVKKDDAKSKESKVRVEVPPPATKNSAPATAVDPFDALAGSLPSSEPLAPKGPRYTGPEIKEPSLTSEEAKRCGEKEHTLPPGYRKEDMEKKMPAGKPDKPKEVSKPLTEDDALDSLSAGFVSSAVPSAPKTQATPPISSAKAPTVSAGSGAMSGKGATGGGAGAGKPTTDPVKPKDTLKDKPQSTVISSPILQPPKVTSTGVAKPSATANVSGSTAQKDDIKSKEAKVHAEAAPPAAKAGVPAPAVDPVAPKALQYSGPEVEEPGLTSEVAFRCGENKHTLPPGYRWEDMEKKVPAGVSDKPKEVSKPLTVDEAVDSLSAGFVSSAVPSAPKPETKAESVTAAQSKTAPPPPAQKRQDVTVPTNVSPAPPADKKARVEKSANDSVKAAPSSSPAGKPKTDEGDPMSLDALSALEDTLPAAKPAPESPKLRPEDIVDEKKAKAEKGVRVGEREDTRPPAYRFSEEKHKERPAPPKEPSMDPAEALDILSGDFTSPSVAPAVQAPVPPSAPAKQQPKVEELSALEQLAGDFVAPAQAKKVASVAPPPAAKSTVGPTSDEGDPMSLDALSALGDTLPTAKPVPKSPELRPEDIVDEKKLSSEKGMRVGERDDTLPPDYRFFEEASKKYPAPPKEPSLDTAEALDILSGDFTSPSVAPAVQAPVPPSAPPADSSADFALEELAGDFVAPTAASKVHSAVTAPRKADRQLSEDTTSAMDALSDTLKDIGPAPQPVPVAPKDIVKEKEAVEEKITKAGERDDTLPPDYRPTEADIKAAAEAKAKAKANVPPKQTSMDESTALDALSSDFSAPPVAAPSSHPHTPPAKTPPIHSAPAASGPALDKLATTLLPDLPETKPKDSKPKVKGGKSKSKPKKPAVDDAPTSGHLSGQPSTDVVSTSSTKKGGKS; encoded by the exons TCTCAGGCCAAACAGCCCACACCCACCCCAGCAGCGCCGGTCTCCACTGTGAAACCTGCAGAATATGAG ATGGGGTCTGCGTCAGCATCCGCTGCAGGTTCTGCTGCAAAGCCTGGCACTACCGCTCCCTCTGCAGCCTCTACTGCTGCAAGTACTGCCCCAACATCTACTGCAGCCACAGTCAGTGCAGGGGTTTCTACAGGAGCTAAAGTTAGTGGGGGAGTCTCAACAGGGGCTTCTGTCAGTGGAGCAACCCCTACAGGAGCAGCCAGCAATCTAAGCACCCAAGTCGGAGCTTCTAAAGTCTCACCCCAG ACTACGCCCATCTCTTCTGCTAAAGTTCCACCTGTGAGTGCAGGGAGTGGAGCAGCAAGtggaacaggaggagcaggagCAACGGGTGTAGGAGCTGGGGCCGGGAAGCCCACTATAGATCCGGTTAAGCCCAAAGATATTTCAAAAGACAAAGTCCAG AATACCATCATTTCATCATCTAAACTGGAGCCTTCTAAGGTGACATCCACAGGAGTGGGAAGTACCGTCAAAAAGGATGATGCTAAGTCAAAAGAATCCAAG GTGCGGGTGGAAGTGCCTCCTCCAGCAACCAAGAACAGTGCACCA GCAACTGCTGTAGATCCATTTGATGCCTTGGCTGGCAGTTTGCCATCATCAGAGCCTTTGGCTCCTAAAGGTCCTCGGTATACTGGACCAGAGATCAAAGAG CCTAGCCTAACCTCAGAAGAGGCTAAACGCTGTGGGGAGAAAGAGCACACACTGCCACCTGGATATAGAAAGGAAGACATG GAAAAGAAGATGCCTGCAGGAAAACCGGATAAGCCCAAGGAAGTTTCCAAG CCGTTAACAGAGGATGATGCCCTGGACTCTCTGTCTGCTGGTTTTGTATCATCTGCAGTCCCAAGTGCGCCAAAGACACAAGCG ACTCCACCCATCTCTTCTGCTAAAGCTCCCACTGTGAGCGCAGGCAGTGGAGCAATGAGTGGAAAAGGAGCAACAGGCGGAGGAGCTGGGGCAGGGAAGCCCACTACAGACCCAGTTAAGCCCAAAGATACTTTGAAAGACAAACCTCAG AGCACTGTGATTTCATCCCCCATACTGCAACCACCGAAGGTGACATCCACAGGAGTGGCTAAGCCCTCTGCCACTGCTAACGTCTCTGGAAGCACTGCCCAAAAAGATGATATTAAATCCAAAGAAGCCAAG GTGCATGCAGAAGCGGCTCCTCCAGCAGCCAAAGCCGGTGTTCCG GCACCTGCAGTAGATCCTGTGGCCCCTAAAGCTCTTCAGTATTCTGGACCAGAAGTCGAAGAG CCTGGCCTAACCTCAGAAGTGGCTTTTCGCTGTGGGGAGAACAAGCACACACTGCCTCCAGGGTACAGATGGGAAGACATG GAAAAGAAGGTTCCTGCTGGAGTATCAGATAAGCCCAAGGAAGTTTCCAAG CCCTTAACAGTGGATGAAGCTGTCGACTCTCTCTCTGCTGGATTTGTATCATCTGCAGTTCCAAGTGCACCAAAGCCAGAAACG AAGGCTGAAAGTGTGACTGCTGCCCAGTCAAAgactgctcctcctcctcctgctcagaAA CGGCAAGATGTGACTGTACCTACAAATGTATCCCCTGCTCCCCCTGCTGACAAGAAAGCAAGGGTAGAGAAG TCTGCTAATGACTCTGTGAAAGCAGCGCCTTCTTCTTCACCTGCTGGAAAACCAAAAACTGATGAG GGAGACCCCATGTCTTTGGATGCTCTGAGTGCTCTGGAAGACACACTGCCTGCTGCAAAACCAGCACCAGAATCCCCTAAACTCAGACCTGAGGACATTGTTGAT GAGAAGAAGGCCAAGGCAGAGAAAGGTGTGCGTGTAGGTGAGAGAGAGGATACTCGTCCACCTGCTTACAGATTCTCAGAGGAGAAGCACAAAGAGCGACCTGCTCCACCAAAGGAG CCCTCCATGGACCCAGCTGAAGCTCTGGATATTCTTTCTGGAGATTTCACCAGCCCCTCTGTAGCCCCTGCAGTCCAGGCCCCTGTTCCTCCCTCTGCCCCTGCTAAACAG CAACCTAAAGTAGAGGAATTGTCAGCTCTTGAACAACTAGCAGGTGATTTTGTGGCTCCTGCACAAGCCAAAAAG GTCGCTTCTGTTGCTCCCCCTCCAGCTGCTAAAAGCACCGTGGGACCCACATCTGACGAG GGTGACCCAATGTCTCTGGATGCTCTCAGCGCACTTGGTGACACACTGCCTACTGCAAAACCAGTTCCAAAATCTCCTGAACTCAGACCAGAGGACATTGTTGAT GAAAAGAAATTGTCATCAGAGAAGGGAATGCGTGTGGGTGAGAGAGATGACACACTGCCACCAGACtacagattctttgaggaggcATCCAAGAAGTACCCTGCACCCCCAAAGGAG cctTCCTTGGACACAGCTGAAGCTTTGGATATTCTGTCAGGAGATTTCACCAGCCCTTCAGTCGCTCCTGCAGTCCAGGCTCCTGTTCCTCCCTCAGCTCCCCCTGCAGAT AGCTCAGCGGATTTTGCCCTAGAGGAGCTTGCAGGTGACTTTGTTGCACCTACAGCTGCATCTAAGGTCCATTCTGCTGTTACAGCCCCCAGAAAAGCTGACAGACAA ttgtCAGAAGATACTACTTCAGCTATGGACGCTCTCTCAGACACACTGAAGGACATTGGCCCAGCGCCACAGCCAGTGCCAGTCGCTCCCAAAGACATTGTTAAG GAGAAGGAGGCTGTAGAAGAGAAGATCACTAAGGCCGGAGAGAGAGACGACACCCTTCCACCTGACTATCGGCCCACAGAGGCAGACATCAAG GCGGCTGCAGAAGCTAAGGCCAAAGCTAAGGCAAATGTCCCACCCAAACAG ACATCTATGGATGAGTCAACAGCGCTTGATGCGCTATCCAGTGACTTCTCTGCTCCTCCAGTAGCAGCACCTTCTTCACATCCACACACCCCTCCAGCAAAGACCCCACCCATCCACTCTGCACCAGCG GCATCAGGACCAGCATTGGACAAACTGGCAACCACACTGCTCCCAGACCTGCCTGAGACAAAACCAAAAGACAGCAAACCAAAG GTTAAGGGTGGAAAGTCAAAGTCTAAACCAAAG AAACCTGCAGTAGATGATGCGCCAACTTCAGGTCATCTCTCTGGTCAGCCGAGCACAGACGTGGTGTCCACTTCCTCCACAAAGAAAGGCGGAAAGAGCTAG
- the cast gene encoding calpastatin isoform X17 produces the protein MGQFFSWFRGSQETPALQDIAVEQQVNLTGYKHSQISSQAKQPTPTPAAPVSTVKPAEYEMGSASASAAGSAAKPGTTAPSAASTAASTAPTSTAATVSAGVSTGAKVSGGVSTGASVSGATPTGAASNLSTQVGASKVSPQTTPISSAKVPPVSAGSGAASGTGGAGATGVGAGAGKPTIDPVKPKDISKDKVQNTIISSSKLEPSKVTSTGVGSTVKKDDAKSKESKVRVEVPPPATKNSAPATAVDPFDALAGSLPSSEPLAPKGPRYTGPEIKEPSLTSEEAKRCGEKEHTLPPGYRKEDMEKKMPAGKPDKPKEVSKPLTEDDALDSLSAGFVSSAVPSAPKTQAVHAEAAPPAAKAGVPAPAVDPVAPKALQYSGPEVEEPGLTSEVAFRCGENKHTLPPGYRWEDMEKKVPAGVSDKPKEVSKPLTVDEAVDSLSAGFVSSAVPSAPKPETKAESVTAAQSKTAPPPPAQKRQDVTVPTNVSPAPPADKKARVEKSANDSVKAAPSSSPAGKPKTDEGDPMSLDALSALEDTLPAAKPAPESPKLRPEDIVDEKKAKAEKGVRVGEREDTRPPAYRFSEEKHKERPAPPKEPSMDPAEALDILSGDFTSPSVAPAVQAPVPPSAPAKQQPKVEELSALEQLAGDFVAPAQAKKVASVAPPPAAKSTVGPTSDEGDPMSLDALSALGDTLPTAKPVPKSPELRPEDIVDEKKLSSEKGMRVGERDDTLPPDYRFFEEASKKYPAPPKEPSLDTAEALDILSGDFTSPSVAPAVQAPVPPSAPPADSSADFALEELAGDFVAPTAASKVHSAVTAPRKADRQLSEDTTSAMDALSDTLKDIGPAPQPVPVAPKDIVKEKEAVEEKITKAGERDDTLPPDYRPTEADIKAAAEAKAKAKANVPPKQTSMDESTALDALSSDFSAPPVAAPSSHPHTPPAKTPPIHSAPAASGPALDKLATTLLPDLPETKPKDSKPKVKGGKSKSKPKKPAVDDAPTSGHLSGQPSTDVVSTSSTKKGGKS, from the exons TCTCAGGCCAAACAGCCCACACCCACCCCAGCAGCGCCGGTCTCCACTGTGAAACCTGCAGAATATGAG ATGGGGTCTGCGTCAGCATCCGCTGCAGGTTCTGCTGCAAAGCCTGGCACTACCGCTCCCTCTGCAGCCTCTACTGCTGCAAGTACTGCCCCAACATCTACTGCAGCCACAGTCAGTGCAGGGGTTTCTACAGGAGCTAAAGTTAGTGGGGGAGTCTCAACAGGGGCTTCTGTCAGTGGAGCAACCCCTACAGGAGCAGCCAGCAATCTAAGCACCCAAGTCGGAGCTTCTAAAGTCTCACCCCAG ACTACGCCCATCTCTTCTGCTAAAGTTCCACCTGTGAGTGCAGGGAGTGGAGCAGCAAGtggaacaggaggagcaggagCAACGGGTGTAGGAGCTGGGGCCGGGAAGCCCACTATAGATCCGGTTAAGCCCAAAGATATTTCAAAAGACAAAGTCCAG AATACCATCATTTCATCATCTAAACTGGAGCCTTCTAAGGTGACATCCACAGGAGTGGGAAGTACCGTCAAAAAGGATGATGCTAAGTCAAAAGAATCCAAG GTGCGGGTGGAAGTGCCTCCTCCAGCAACCAAGAACAGTGCACCA GCAACTGCTGTAGATCCATTTGATGCCTTGGCTGGCAGTTTGCCATCATCAGAGCCTTTGGCTCCTAAAGGTCCTCGGTATACTGGACCAGAGATCAAAGAG CCTAGCCTAACCTCAGAAGAGGCTAAACGCTGTGGGGAGAAAGAGCACACACTGCCACCTGGATATAGAAAGGAAGACATG GAAAAGAAGATGCCTGCAGGAAAACCGGATAAGCCCAAGGAAGTTTCCAAG CCGTTAACAGAGGATGATGCCCTGGACTCTCTGTCTGCTGGTTTTGTATCATCTGCAGTCCCAAGTGCGCCAAAGACACAAGCG GTGCATGCAGAAGCGGCTCCTCCAGCAGCCAAAGCCGGTGTTCCG GCACCTGCAGTAGATCCTGTGGCCCCTAAAGCTCTTCAGTATTCTGGACCAGAAGTCGAAGAG CCTGGCCTAACCTCAGAAGTGGCTTTTCGCTGTGGGGAGAACAAGCACACACTGCCTCCAGGGTACAGATGGGAAGACATG GAAAAGAAGGTTCCTGCTGGAGTATCAGATAAGCCCAAGGAAGTTTCCAAG CCCTTAACAGTGGATGAAGCTGTCGACTCTCTCTCTGCTGGATTTGTATCATCTGCAGTTCCAAGTGCACCAAAGCCAGAAACG AAGGCTGAAAGTGTGACTGCTGCCCAGTCAAAgactgctcctcctcctcctgctcagaAA CGGCAAGATGTGACTGTACCTACAAATGTATCCCCTGCTCCCCCTGCTGACAAGAAAGCAAGGGTAGAGAAG TCTGCTAATGACTCTGTGAAAGCAGCGCCTTCTTCTTCACCTGCTGGAAAACCAAAAACTGATGAG GGAGACCCCATGTCTTTGGATGCTCTGAGTGCTCTGGAAGACACACTGCCTGCTGCAAAACCAGCACCAGAATCCCCTAAACTCAGACCTGAGGACATTGTTGAT GAGAAGAAGGCCAAGGCAGAGAAAGGTGTGCGTGTAGGTGAGAGAGAGGATACTCGTCCACCTGCTTACAGATTCTCAGAGGAGAAGCACAAAGAGCGACCTGCTCCACCAAAGGAG CCCTCCATGGACCCAGCTGAAGCTCTGGATATTCTTTCTGGAGATTTCACCAGCCCCTCTGTAGCCCCTGCAGTCCAGGCCCCTGTTCCTCCCTCTGCCCCTGCTAAACAG CAACCTAAAGTAGAGGAATTGTCAGCTCTTGAACAACTAGCAGGTGATTTTGTGGCTCCTGCACAAGCCAAAAAG GTCGCTTCTGTTGCTCCCCCTCCAGCTGCTAAAAGCACCGTGGGACCCACATCTGACGAG GGTGACCCAATGTCTCTGGATGCTCTCAGCGCACTTGGTGACACACTGCCTACTGCAAAACCAGTTCCAAAATCTCCTGAACTCAGACCAGAGGACATTGTTGAT GAAAAGAAATTGTCATCAGAGAAGGGAATGCGTGTGGGTGAGAGAGATGACACACTGCCACCAGACtacagattctttgaggaggcATCCAAGAAGTACCCTGCACCCCCAAAGGAG cctTCCTTGGACACAGCTGAAGCTTTGGATATTCTGTCAGGAGATTTCACCAGCCCTTCAGTCGCTCCTGCAGTCCAGGCTCCTGTTCCTCCCTCAGCTCCCCCTGCAGAT AGCTCAGCGGATTTTGCCCTAGAGGAGCTTGCAGGTGACTTTGTTGCACCTACAGCTGCATCTAAGGTCCATTCTGCTGTTACAGCCCCCAGAAAAGCTGACAGACAA ttgtCAGAAGATACTACTTCAGCTATGGACGCTCTCTCAGACACACTGAAGGACATTGGCCCAGCGCCACAGCCAGTGCCAGTCGCTCCCAAAGACATTGTTAAG GAGAAGGAGGCTGTAGAAGAGAAGATCACTAAGGCCGGAGAGAGAGACGACACCCTTCCACCTGACTATCGGCCCACAGAGGCAGACATCAAG GCGGCTGCAGAAGCTAAGGCCAAAGCTAAGGCAAATGTCCCACCCAAACAG ACATCTATGGATGAGTCAACAGCGCTTGATGCGCTATCCAGTGACTTCTCTGCTCCTCCAGTAGCAGCACCTTCTTCACATCCACACACCCCTCCAGCAAAGACCCCACCCATCCACTCTGCACCAGCG GCATCAGGACCAGCATTGGACAAACTGGCAACCACACTGCTCCCAGACCTGCCTGAGACAAAACCAAAAGACAGCAAACCAAAG GTTAAGGGTGGAAAGTCAAAGTCTAAACCAAAG AAACCTGCAGTAGATGATGCGCCAACTTCAGGTCATCTCTCTGGTCAGCCGAGCACAGACGTGGTGTCCACTTCCTCCACAAAGAAAGGCGGAAAGAGCTAG